ACACGGCATCGCCCTGTCAACGGATTATGTCATCCAAGGTGCTCCAAATATTAGCGCTAAAGCAGCAAACGTTCCTGTGGAGGCAGTGATGCGAGCGGGCATCCCACTGATCGGGACCATGGCCATTGTAACGCTCACGGCGGCGTTCATCGTGGCTCGTCGAGATATTACCCGAGCAGCATTAGGTCAGCCCCAATCGGATGAGACAGCCATGCAGGATCTCCTTGAAACCTCTTCCACAGGTGGGGCCTGTCATCAACCCACCTCCATCGCTCGCATCGCGGCCGTTGTGGTGCCACTGAGCTATCTTGCGATCGTGGTGGTTTTGACCTCATTTGGCATTCGTGGCGCAGATGCAACGGCAATCATCGGTGGCGTGACTCTACTGCTTCTGTCTATTTTCACGTTGCTCAGTCATGGATTGGATAGCTTTGATCTGATCACAGAACACTTAATCAAGGGTTTTAGCTTTGGCATGAAAGTTTTCACGCCGGTCATTATCATCGCTTCATTTTTCTATCTCGGCTCGCACGAAATTGCGCGGCACGTGTTTGGCGAATGGGGTCGCGGTTTGCTGTTTGATCTAGCCAGTGCGCTGTCAGCTATCTTCTCCCTGAATCGTATCACCGTCCCGTTGATAGAAACAGTCGTCGGCGGCATTGTCGGGTTGGTCGGATCAGGTTTCAGTGGGTTGCCGCTGACAGGGTCTTTGGCCGGTGCCTTTGCAGCAGCTACGGACTTAAAACCGGCGACGCTTGCTGCGCTCGGTCAGATTGCCACAGTATGGGTCGGAGGGGGCTGCATTATTCCCTGGGGTGTTATCCCGGTCGCTGCTGTTTGTCGCGTTTCGCCTCAGGAGCTGGCTGGCAAAAATTTCATTCCGGTCATGCTCGGATTGCTGGCCACAACGGTAGTTGCTGTGTTCCTGGCGTGACAGCTTCATAAGATGAACGGTCCATTCAAACGGAACGTGGTTATTGCGGGTGTTGCTGAATCCGATTTAGGTCATGATATTGGCCTGACTATTTTACAACATCAAGCATTAGCCGCTAGACGGGCATTGGATGATGCCGGGCTGAGCAAGCACGATGTGAATGCGGTGATGGCCGTGGATTTTCTCGGGCTGCCCAGCCTTCAAATTGCTGAATACTTAGGGATTCAGCCGCAATTTACCGATACGACGGTTACTGGAGGGGCTGCGTTTGAAAACCTGGTTGAACATGCGACGCTGGCGATTCACGCGGGGTTGTGTGACGTCGTGCTCATTACTTATGGCAGCACATTACATTCAGATCGCCGGCGTGTAATCGAAAGGGGCGGCATTGATCCGCGCATGCCACCTACACAGTTTGAGACACCCTATGGTGACTTGTCCCCTATTTCTGCCTATGCTCTCGCCGCCATGCGGCACATGCATGAATTTGGCACGACAAGTGAACAGCTAGCACATGTCGCTGTTTCTACACGACAGTGGGCGATGATGAACCCTCAGGCCCTCATGCGCCTGCCGATCACAATTGATGATGTGTTGGCGTCACCGATGGTTTGTAGTCCGTTGCATAGGTTGGATTGTTGTGTTATGACAGATGGCGGCGGCGCCATTGTACTGACTTCCGCCGAACGGGCCGGCGATCTGCGACGAGCTCCAGTCTATGTGATCGGCTCGGGGTTTTACAGCACTCACCATACGATCAGCCAAATGCAGAATCTCACCACAACAGGCGCAGTCGTTTCGGGGCGTCGAGCGTTCCAGATCGCCGGTGTGACGCCTGATGATATTGACGTGGTTCAGATCTACGATTCTTTCACTATCTCCGTAATATTGGCTGTTGAAGACTTGGGATTTTGCCAGAAAGGCGAAGGTGGAGCATTTGTTGAAAATGGACGGCTTGGCCCTGATGGTGATCTGCCGACAAACACATCTGGCGGTGGACTGTCATATACGCATCCAGGCGCGTTGGGTTTATTTCTGATTATTGAAGCCGTGCGTCAATTGCGCGGCGAATGTGGGGCAAGACAGGTGCCAGGCGCTCAATTGGCGCTTGTGCATGGAATTGGTGGTTGGTTGTCCAGCCATGCCACACTTATACTGGCGAGGTGAAACACATGATAGATGAGCGGCCTTTACCCAAACCTGATCATGACTCTGAACAGTATTGGGCGGCAGCCCGGCGGCACGAATTAGTGTTGCAACAGTGTGAGGCATGCGCGAAGTTTCGATTCTATCCGCGGTCTGTCTGTCCAAACTGCTTGTCTGACCGATTTCAATGGAAACACGCCAGCGGTCGCGGTTCGGTTTATTCATTCACAATCATCCATCGTCCGCCTTTGCCAGCGTTTCGCAATCGTGTACCTTATGTACTCGCATTGATCGAGTTGGAGGAAGGTGTGCGGATGATGACGAATATTGTCGAATGTCATCCGGCTGACGTTTATATTGGAATGTCGGTCGAGGTGACATTTGAGGATGTCACAGAAGACATAACACTGCCTCAGTTCAAACCATTGACACAAGGAGGACGTTCTTGAAGATCGCCTTTGACAAGCATTGTAGTATGTTGTTGGTTGGTACATTCCTTGGATGTGTTGTGCTCGCGCTGGCTCAAGGCTCTTTTTATGCGCGACGCGATCTCACGGTCGGTCATTACCCAACAGCGGTCGCCTCGGCAGATGTCAATGCTGATGAGAAATGGGACCTGGTTGT
This genomic stretch from Blastocatellia bacterium harbors:
- a CDS encoding Zn-ribbon domain-containing OB-fold protein encodes the protein MIDERPLPKPDHDSEQYWAAARRHELVLQQCEACAKFRFYPRSVCPNCLSDRFQWKHASGRGSVYSFTIIHRPPLPAFRNRVPYVLALIELEEGVRMMTNIVECHPADVYIGMSVEVTFEDVTEDITLPQFKPLTQGGRS
- a CDS encoding acetyl-CoA acetyltransferase; its protein translation is MNGPFKRNVVIAGVAESDLGHDIGLTILQHQALAARRALDDAGLSKHDVNAVMAVDFLGLPSLQIAEYLGIQPQFTDTTVTGGAAFENLVEHATLAIHAGLCDVVLITYGSTLHSDRRRVIERGGIDPRMPPTQFETPYGDLSPISAYALAAMRHMHEFGTTSEQLAHVAVSTRQWAMMNPQALMRLPITIDDVLASPMVCSPLHRLDCCVMTDGGGAIVLTSAERAGDLRRAPVYVIGSGFYSTHHTISQMQNLTTTGAVVSGRRAFQIAGVTPDDIDVVQIYDSFTISVILAVEDLGFCQKGEGGAFVENGRLGPDGDLPTNTSGGGLSYTHPGALGLFLIIEAVRQLRGECGARQVPGAQLALVHGIGGWLSSHATLILAR